AATTCATAAGCACTTTGGTTGTACTTAGGTGATGCAAACTCAATTATTAAGCAATGAGATCAAGAAAGAGGATAAGACAGAGACAAAGAATTGTAAGTAAAATTTGGAGTAcgacaaagaaaaaaagataagaggaaaaacaaataacaatttaaatgtaaaaagaTGGAATCAAAATGGAATTATGTTGGGGCCTAGTATGCCTTATTTTTCTAATATGTATGATgttagatttttctttatcaatttggtaaatttttcctacccacatctattaaatacttgcccctgatgtctCATGATGACATGTCTATCTTATCTATCTATCCCCCAAATGTcttacaaagattcaatagataaaatacacaaagttttaattttagatGTTTGTTTTGATGCATGAGcgtaatgcaatcactctatgtataacaatgattttattaaaatactcattcctttgaattatattagaaattatcctctcccgagcgactaatccctaaaactgatgcatgtaAGATGTTGGCTTGTTAGGCCGATCAGATCCTAATTAAGGGGAATTTAGTccctcattgtcatgagagactttTATATTTTAGGGAGTTGATGTAGATGACTAATAAcaagaaaatgagaaatgacTAAAAAGTAAGGATTTCTCCTAAGGGATAGACCCAGTGTGTGGGTTGTGTCAGTTTTCCTTCtgcttcctactccttttataggcctaagATAACTTAATTTTCAAGCGATCTCAGGCTTAGCGCGGGCTTTTCCCTTTTGGGCTTTTTCGTGTGCCTTTTTCGCGCTAAGCGTGTGTTGCGCTAAGCAAGAGTACACGCTCGGTCTGTCTTACGCGTTAAacgaattttataattcttccaatttttctttaagaatttttcttccaatttttgtatcaatttttcttcaaaacacttgaaatcttcttcttttaacttctgctaatacaaaattacaaaaatattaatttctttattatttcattaaaaacaacaataaaataaagtaattacaATCATTCTTAGTTAAAATTGACTATTAAATTATCTCGTATTTcataattattagttatattatgagtttatctttttacattattaatcaatcataaaatattattagtatgaaattttgaaataattattttaaaattttataaattcatgtACTTTTTTAGTTTGTCATGGTAGTTGAATGATAGTGCAAAAGTTTTTAGATATTGAGTCCATATACTATTACTTCTTATAGTATTTAGGTAATATTTTCTTATcgcaatttttataatattattagttattttcttCCTGGGTCTTTTAAGATATAATAAAAGATTTATAAGAAGTTGTGGTAATTTCAGGTGGTGGAGTATTTGGGCACCTCTCAGActcctttcttggaaggaaaCATAGCCTTGGAGTAGCGAGTGCCCTAAACGCCATCTTTGGGTGCCTAACAGCACTATCTCCTAACTACTGGATCTACGTCGTCTTTCGCCTTCTCACAGGTTTCAGCAGCGGTGGGGTCGCCCTGTGTGCCTACGTCCTTGCATCTGAACCAATCGGCCCCAAGAAGCGCGGTGCCATTGGCATGTGCACCTTCTACTTCTTCTCAGGAGGCATTGCAGTTCTCTCTGGCATCGCTTACATCTTCCAAACGTGGCGCTATCTCTACATAGCCTCCTCCATACCCTCCTTTCTCTACACATTCCTTGTCTTTCCCTTTCTATTCGAGTCCCCGAGATGGTACCTCGTTCGCGGAAGAGTAAGCGAGGCAATGAAGCTCATGTCTGCCATTGCTTCTTCCAACGGAAAACACCTTCCCGAGGGCATTCTCCTCGCGCTCGACGAAGAAGTGAACAATGAATCCTCGTGTCAGGGCCGAAATTCACAAGATGAAAGGTTAGAAAACAAGGGTGGCGCGCGTGTTGGATCCATCGTAGACATTGTCCGCTGCCCCACCACACGGGTGCGGCTATTAATCGCCATGATGCTTAATTTCTTGTGCGATTTTGTTTACTACGGCCTTAGCTTAAACGTGGTGAACTTGAAAAATAACCTGTACTTGAACGTGTTGCTTAACGCGGTGGGGGAGATGCCAGCATTTGTGATAACGACGGTGCTTTTGGGCAAGTTTAACTTTGGAAGGAAACCCTTGACGGTGGCAACAATGTGGTTCAGCGGGTTCTTTTGTTTGATTGCAAGTTTAATGAAAAACGTTGGGGTGTGGAAGATTTTGAGAATGGTGTGTGGTGTTTTGGCGGTGTCTGGGATGGCAGGGACTTATAATTTGTTGTATATTTACACAACAGAGTTGTTTCCAACAGTGGTGAGGAACACAGCGCTTGGGTTTACTACACAGACGGCTCAAATGGGAGCCATGTTGGCACCGTTTGTGGTGGTTTTGGGTGGTTGGTTGACCTTTGCAGTGCTTGCAGCTTGTGGGATAATGGGAGGAGTGTTTGCTCTTGTTCTTCCAGAGACATCAAACCAACCCCTCTATGATACATTCAGTGGATTGGAAGCTGGACTTGCGTGATATTAGTTCCTtgcattatttacttttttttatctcgcttgaattaggggtaattttacttttaataaaattatctggCTCATTTTAGTTACTTGTACTAATTAGTTACTTTTTGTTCGTAtcaattttctttgtttttgattGAGGAGGGTCCTTACAACTCCTAAGTTCCAAGGCTTCTTAATGTTTGATatcgttttttatattttaaaacacaattttattaatgattagaTTTTATAGAATTAGTCTGTTAAATAAAGAGAAGAGGAAGGTTAGTAACATACCCTTTAACATACTATTTAATACACacgttgtttaattaattaaaacttattcaaattgataaaattttgtgaaatttatattatatgtaatGATAGttattcatgtatttttttaaataaattttaaccaattaaaaaaagaaagatgataTTGGTCTCAGCCTTTCCCAACAAACCCCTTCATCTCACCCCCTACAGCTCCACCCTCCCCTACCCACATCGCAACGAATATATGGCGTTGGGAGTGTATTTCCAGGGCCATCGTTGATACTTGTAGCGGGGTGGCTTTTATGTTTGTAGCTATGCTAGAAGAAAACAAATCCTTAATCAACTCATTATTCCATGTGCCCTCTTCTTCCCCAAATGGGTTTTGGACCCTGAAATCCTTGAGAACCACCTCTCCATTTCTCAGTTGAGTTCTATTTCCAGGGATATTAGGGATCCATTTATCCTTGATGGCATAAATACTTTGTCCATTACTCACCTTCCATGAACAACCTTTTTCCATCAGCCACCTTCCCTCCATAATGCTTGTCCACATGTAGCAAGCATTTGATCCTTTTTTTCACTTCCCACAAAGATTTCTTTGGGAAGTATCTAGCTTTAATAACCCTGGACATCAAAGATTCCTCATTCACCATTAGCCTCCACCATTGTTTGCCAAT
Above is a window of Glycine soja cultivar W05 chromosome 12, ASM419377v2, whole genome shotgun sequence DNA encoding:
- the LOC114379737 gene encoding organic cation/carnitine transporter 4-like produces the protein MTSAEMIPTALSIETSDQSNDLRSSPVKKMSVDEMLQQYCGEFGKWHLRHFVLTNLSWVLLGFHIMVMIFADHEPHWSCHAGSVGSGCNVAATSICQLKPGSWEWVGGHGGTTVSEWGLICGNKYKVGLVRAVFFVGWMIGGGVFGHLSDSFLGRKHSLGVASALNAIFGCLTALSPNYWIYVVFRLLTGFSSGGVALCAYVLASEPIGPKKRGAIGMCTFYFFSGGIAVLSGIAYIFQTWRYLYIASSIPSFLYTFLVFPFLFESPRWYLVRGRVSEAMKLMSAIASSNGKHLPEGILLALDEEVNNESSCQGRNSQDERLENKGGARVGSIVDIVRCPTTRVRLLIAMMLNFLCDFVYYGLSLNVVNLKNNLYLNVLLNAVGEMPAFVITTVLLGKFNFGRKPLTVATMWFSGFFCLIASLMKNVGVWKILRMVCGVLAVSGMAGTYNLLYIYTTELFPTVVRNTALGFTTQTAQMGAMLAPFVVVLGGWLTFAVLAACGIMGGVFALVLPETSNQPLYDTFSGLEAGLA